From the Micromonospora sediminicola genome, one window contains:
- a CDS encoding AraC family transcriptional regulator produces MTSVDTARLPPAERFDFWQDLVARQSSTATIRSAHADDFTASARVVDLGTIRLGVWRYPSLEFTRPAHLIDSGDPELYQLALPLSGRGVMTQQRHETPLDPSAFALVDTVRPHGSRLRPDGATPGAVETLTALVPHRALPLAPHRLAALFATGIPARTGMGALLAAFLRRIAAHPEQYAPADAPHLDRVALDLIAGTLAGLLDVERELPVDVRATGLRARVTAFVRRHLTDPDLSPAAVAAAHHLSVRSLHRLFEGTGTTVGELIRTGRLERAARDLADPRLRGLSVAQIGARCGFAHPAHFSRAFRAAYGSSPREHRERAVRG; encoded by the coding sequence GTGACATCCGTCGACACCGCGCGGCTGCCCCCGGCCGAGCGCTTCGACTTCTGGCAGGATCTCGTCGCCCGGCAGTCGTCGACGGCCACCATCCGCAGCGCGCACGCGGACGACTTCACCGCCTCGGCCCGGGTGGTCGATCTCGGCACGATCCGCCTCGGCGTCTGGCGTTACCCGTCGTTGGAGTTCACCCGCCCGGCCCACCTGATCGACAGCGGCGACCCGGAGCTGTACCAGCTCGCCCTGCCGCTGTCCGGGCGTGGGGTGATGACCCAGCAGCGCCACGAGACGCCGCTGGACCCGTCCGCGTTCGCCCTGGTCGACACCGTCCGGCCGCACGGCTCCCGACTGCGACCGGACGGCGCGACGCCGGGAGCGGTGGAGACGTTGACGGCCCTGGTGCCGCACCGGGCGTTGCCGTTGGCCCCGCACCGACTGGCGGCGCTGTTCGCCACCGGCATCCCGGCCCGCACCGGGATGGGCGCGCTGCTCGCCGCGTTCCTGCGGCGGATCGCGGCGCACCCGGAGCAGTACGCGCCGGCCGACGCCCCGCACCTCGACCGGGTCGCCCTGGACCTGATCGCCGGCACCCTGGCGGGGCTGCTGGACGTCGAGCGGGAACTGCCGGTCGACGTCCGGGCCACCGGGCTCCGGGCCCGGGTGACGGCATTCGTCCGGCGGCACCTGACCGACCCGGACCTCTCCCCGGCCGCCGTCGCGGCGGCGCACCACCTGTCGGTGCGGTCGCTGCACCGGCTCTTCGAGGGCACCGGTACGACGGTCGGCGAGCTGATCCGGACCGGCCGGCTGGAGCGGGCGGCGCGGGACCTGGCCGACCCGAGGCTGCGGGGGCTGAGCGTCGCGCAGATCGGCGCCCGGTGCGGGTTCGCGCACCCGGCGCACTTCAGCCGCGCGTTCCGGGCCGCCTACGGGTCGTCGCCCCGGGAGCACCGGGAACGGGCCGTGCGGGGCTGA
- a CDS encoding polyprenyl synthetase family protein: MTHAAPVSPVDRAGLRQRIDKALTEFLSGQRGWLTAVDDGLLPVAEAIEAFVLGGGKRLRPAFGYWGYRGAGGVDSDQIVAALAALEFVQASALIHDDLMDRSDTRRGEPAVHRRFAARHRAAGWGGDADSFGDAAAILLGDLCLVWSDELLHSAGLAPTTVARARPVFDEMRTEVTVGQYLDVLTQATGDTSLERAGKVARYKSAKYTVERPLLLGAALAGAPAEVHAAYSAYGLPLGEAFQLRDDVLGVFGDPERTGKPAGDDLREGKRTYLVAAALETLDPTGRELLLSGLGAPDLDAAGVARLRELITSSGALARTERRIAGLTEGALAALTTVDLDTEARQALVDLAMAATRRTD, translated from the coding sequence GTGACCCACGCTGCTCCCGTCTCCCCGGTCGACCGCGCCGGCCTGCGCCAGCGGATCGACAAGGCGCTCACCGAGTTCCTCTCCGGCCAGCGTGGCTGGCTGACCGCCGTCGACGACGGCCTGCTGCCGGTCGCCGAGGCGATCGAGGCGTTCGTGCTGGGCGGCGGGAAGCGACTGCGCCCGGCCTTCGGCTACTGGGGCTATCGGGGCGCCGGCGGGGTCGACTCCGACCAGATCGTGGCCGCCCTGGCCGCGCTGGAGTTCGTGCAGGCCAGCGCCCTGATCCACGATGATCTGATGGACCGTTCCGACACCCGCCGGGGTGAGCCGGCGGTGCACCGGCGGTTCGCCGCGCGCCACCGGGCGGCCGGCTGGGGCGGCGACGCCGACTCGTTCGGCGACGCCGCGGCGATCCTGCTGGGCGACCTCTGCCTGGTCTGGTCCGACGAGCTGCTGCACTCGGCCGGCCTGGCGCCGACGACGGTGGCGCGGGCCCGGCCGGTCTTCGACGAGATGCGCACCGAGGTGACCGTCGGGCAGTACCTGGACGTGCTGACCCAGGCCACCGGCGACACGTCGCTGGAACGGGCCGGCAAGGTGGCCCGGTACAAGTCGGCGAAGTACACGGTCGAGCGCCCGTTGCTGCTGGGCGCCGCGCTGGCCGGCGCGCCGGCCGAGGTGCACGCTGCCTATTCGGCGTACGGGCTGCCGCTGGGCGAGGCGTTCCAGCTCCGCGACGACGTGCTGGGTGTCTTCGGCGACCCGGAGCGCACCGGCAAGCCGGCCGGCGACGACCTGCGTGAGGGCAAGCGGACCTATCTGGTGGCGGCGGCGCTGGAGACGCTCGACCCGACCGGCCGGGAGCTGCTCCTGAGCGGTCTGGGCGCGCCGGATCTGGACGCCGCCGGGGTGGCCCGGCTGCGCGAGCTGATCACGTCGAGCGGCGCGCTGGCGCGCACCGAGCGCCGGATCGCCGGCCTCACCGAGGGTGCCCTGGCCGCGCTCACCACCGTCGACCTCGACACCGAGGCCCGCCAGGCCCTGGTCGACCTGGCCATGGCCGCCACCCGCCGCACCGACTGA
- the pknB gene encoding Stk1 family PASTA domain-containing Ser/Thr kinase yields the protein MDTQVADTLLGSLIDGRYRIRGRVARGGMATVYTATDERLERTVAVKIIHPTQAPQARARMAGFVERFTDEAKTIARLTHPNVVAVYDQGIHAGLPYLVMEYVRGRTLRDVLAERRRLAPDEALAIAEQMLAAIAAAHRAGLVHRDVKPENVLVAEAPTGGSGNLVDGVVKVADFGLARAVEASAEEENGNQLMATVAYVAPELVTQGHADPRTDVYSAGIVLFEMLTGRVPYDGDRPVEVAWQHVDRDVPAPSTLVPALPPVLDALVARATRRDPAARPADAGALLTEVQAARDELGNPHAHTAVLRRVSDDTAVLSQPTQVVAAVRPAERPPWARLPESGGQRPHRRRADEPEGLGARLSALRTRVMGSPRGRLAVAAAVVVLGLVAAIGGWWFGVGRYTVAPQMVSLTKAEAEAQAQRGGFTLRYADPRHDEKVPKDTVLGQAPASATRIVKGGTITLTLSLGPERLPVPDVVGKDFELAQAELTGLKLVPAKGSSRYDDVLPAGVVLATDPKVGTVVKPGSKVTLILSKGRAPVSVPNLVGKNVNEARTILGQLGLTPEENYKDSDKPKDEILGQSPADGTGVEKGAKVKLEISKGPAQVAVPRVIDMPCQQAKQTLESQGFPVNIQLNPNGVARLQNPAENTPVPPGTTVTVTCL from the coding sequence ATGGACACACAGGTCGCCGACACGTTGCTGGGCTCGCTGATCGACGGGCGCTACCGCATTCGCGGTCGCGTGGCTCGTGGCGGCATGGCGACCGTGTACACCGCCACCGACGAGCGCCTGGAGCGCACCGTGGCGGTCAAGATCATTCACCCGACCCAGGCGCCGCAGGCGCGGGCCCGGATGGCCGGCTTCGTCGAGCGCTTCACCGACGAGGCCAAGACCATCGCCCGGCTCACCCACCCCAACGTCGTCGCGGTCTACGACCAGGGGATCCACGCCGGCCTGCCCTACCTGGTGATGGAGTACGTCCGCGGCCGGACCCTGCGCGACGTGCTCGCCGAGCGGCGCCGGCTCGCCCCCGACGAGGCGCTCGCGATCGCCGAGCAGATGCTCGCCGCGATCGCCGCCGCGCACCGCGCCGGCCTCGTGCACCGCGACGTCAAGCCGGAGAACGTGCTGGTCGCCGAGGCGCCCACCGGCGGCAGCGGCAACCTGGTCGACGGCGTGGTCAAGGTGGCCGACTTCGGGCTGGCCCGGGCTGTCGAGGCGAGCGCCGAGGAGGAGAACGGCAACCAGCTCATGGCGACCGTCGCCTACGTGGCGCCGGAGCTGGTCACCCAGGGGCACGCGGACCCGCGCACCGACGTCTACTCCGCCGGCATCGTGCTGTTCGAGATGCTCACCGGCCGGGTTCCCTACGACGGCGACCGGCCGGTCGAGGTCGCCTGGCAGCACGTCGACCGCGACGTGCCGGCCCCGTCGACCCTGGTCCCGGCGCTGCCGCCGGTCCTGGACGCGCTGGTCGCCCGGGCCACCCGCCGCGACCCGGCCGCCCGCCCGGCCGACGCCGGCGCGCTGCTGACCGAGGTGCAGGCGGCTCGCGACGAACTGGGCAACCCGCACGCGCACACCGCGGTGCTGCGCCGGGTGAGCGACGACACGGCGGTGCTGAGCCAGCCGACCCAGGTGGTGGCCGCGGTCCGGCCCGCCGAGCGTCCCCCGTGGGCCCGGCTGCCCGAGAGCGGCGGGCAGCGACCGCACCGGCGTCGGGCCGACGAGCCGGAGGGGCTGGGCGCACGGCTGTCCGCCCTGCGTACCCGGGTCATGGGCTCGCCGCGCGGCCGCCTCGCCGTCGCCGCGGCGGTCGTGGTGCTCGGCCTGGTGGCGGCGATCGGCGGCTGGTGGTTCGGGGTCGGCCGTTACACGGTCGCGCCGCAGATGGTGAGCCTGACCAAGGCCGAGGCGGAGGCGCAGGCCCAGCGCGGTGGTTTCACGCTGCGCTACGCCGACCCCCGCCACGACGAGAAGGTGCCGAAGGACACCGTGCTCGGGCAGGCGCCGGCGTCGGCCACCCGGATCGTCAAGGGCGGCACGATCACGCTGACCCTGTCGCTCGGCCCGGAGCGGCTGCCGGTGCCGGACGTGGTGGGCAAGGACTTCGAGCTGGCCCAGGCCGAGCTGACCGGCCTCAAGCTGGTGCCGGCCAAGGGCTCCTCCCGCTACGACGACGTGCTGCCGGCCGGCGTGGTGCTGGCCACCGACCCGAAGGTCGGCACGGTGGTCAAGCCCGGGTCGAAGGTGACGCTGATCCTCAGCAAGGGCCGCGCCCCGGTGAGCGTGCCGAACCTGGTCGGCAAGAACGTCAACGAGGCGCGGACGATCCTCGGGCAGCTCGGGCTGACCCCGGAGGAGAACTACAAGGACTCCGACAAGCCGAAGGACGAGATCCTCGGTCAGAGCCCGGCCGACGGCACCGGCGTGGAGAAGGGCGCCAAGGTCAAGCTGGAGATCAGCAAGGGCCCGGCGCAGGTCGCCGTCCCGCGGGTGATCGACATGCCCTGCCAGCAGGCCAAGCAGACGCTGGAGAGCCAGGGCTTCCCGGTCAACATCCAGCTCAACCCGAACGGCGTGGCCCGGTTGCAGAACCCGGCCGAGAACACGCCGGTGCCGCCGGGCACGACGGTCACGGTGACCTGCCTGTGA
- a CDS encoding deoxyribonuclease IV: MNATGGRRRVGSHTPTSGGLARAALPYAEAAASEVVQVYVSNSRGWALPAGDPAQDALFRDGCGERGLPVFVHASLLVNLGSPTPATVTRSAETLAHALRRGRAIGAEGVVFHAGSAVDAGHAEAALRQVRESLLPLLDETAAVGGPMLLVEPSAGGGRSLASRVEHLGPYLDAVDRHPMLGVCFDTCHAWAAGHDLAAEGGMTATLDTLVATVGADRLRLVHANDSKDLCGSTRDRHENIGKGSIGEPAFAELMGHPATAGVPVLVETPTEKHVGHAADIATLRRLHP; the protein is encoded by the coding sequence GTGAACGCGACGGGCGGACGCCGGCGGGTGGGGTCGCACACGCCCACCTCCGGCGGCCTGGCCCGGGCGGCGCTGCCGTACGCCGAGGCGGCCGCCTCGGAGGTGGTGCAGGTCTACGTCTCCAACTCGCGCGGCTGGGCGCTGCCGGCGGGCGACCCGGCGCAGGACGCGCTGTTCCGGGACGGCTGCGGCGAACGCGGGCTGCCCGTGTTCGTCCACGCCTCGCTGCTGGTCAACCTCGGCTCCCCCACCCCGGCCACGGTCACCCGGTCGGCGGAGACGCTGGCCCACGCGCTGCGGCGGGGTCGCGCGATCGGCGCCGAGGGGGTGGTGTTCCACGCCGGTAGCGCGGTCGACGCCGGGCACGCGGAGGCGGCCCTGCGGCAGGTCCGGGAGTCGCTGCTCCCGCTGCTGGACGAGACGGCGGCGGTCGGCGGGCCGATGCTGCTGGTCGAGCCGAGCGCCGGGGGCGGCCGGTCACTGGCCTCGCGGGTCGAGCACCTGGGCCCCTACCTCGACGCGGTGGACCGGCACCCGATGCTGGGCGTCTGCTTCGACACCTGTCACGCGTGGGCGGCCGGGCACGACCTGGCCGCCGAGGGCGGCATGACCGCAACGCTGGACACGCTGGTCGCTACCGTCGGCGCGGACCGGCTGCGGCTGGTGCACGCCAACGACTCGAAGGACCTGTGCGGCTCCACCCGGGACCGGCACGAGAACATCGGCAAGGGCAGCATCGGCGAGCCGGCGTTCGCCGAGCTGATGGGCCACCCGGCGACCGCGGGCGTACCGGTGCTGGTGGAGACGCCGACGGAGAAGCACGTCGGACACGCCGCCGACATCGCCACCCTCAGGCGCCTCCACCCCTGA
- a CDS encoding threonine aldolase family protein, which translates to MIDLRSDTVTRPTPGMREAMATAEVGDDVYGEDPTVAALEAEVAARFGHEAALFAPSGSMANQIALQLHVPPGDELLCDADAHVVTYEIGAAAAYAGISSRTWPAVGAEIDPDVVAGMVRPDGYFAVPTRAIAVEQTHNRGGGGVIPLPTLRRLREVADGHGLALHCDGARIWHAHVADGVPLAEYGALFDTLSVCLSKGLGAPIGSLVVGSAEKITRARFLRKRMGGGMRQVGILAAAGRYALAHHVERLADDHAKAARLAEAVAPHGVLATAVRTNIVPLDLTKHPLDAPALAAAARAEGLLISVLGPRTARLVTHLDVTDAQVDRAAETLATILRA; encoded by the coding sequence GTGATCGATCTTCGGTCGGACACCGTGACCCGGCCGACGCCGGGGATGCGGGAGGCGATGGCCACCGCCGAGGTGGGTGACGACGTCTACGGGGAGGACCCCACCGTCGCCGCCCTCGAGGCCGAGGTGGCCGCCCGGTTCGGGCACGAGGCCGCGCTGTTCGCCCCGTCCGGCTCGATGGCCAACCAGATCGCCCTCCAGCTCCACGTCCCGCCCGGCGACGAGCTGCTCTGCGACGCCGACGCGCACGTGGTCACGTACGAGATCGGGGCCGCGGCCGCGTACGCCGGAATCTCGTCGCGGACCTGGCCGGCGGTCGGCGCGGAGATCGACCCGGACGTGGTCGCCGGGATGGTCCGGCCGGACGGCTACTTCGCGGTGCCCACCCGGGCGATCGCGGTGGAGCAGACGCACAACCGGGGTGGCGGCGGGGTGATCCCGCTGCCGACGCTGCGCCGGCTGCGGGAGGTCGCCGACGGGCACGGGCTCGCCCTGCACTGCGACGGCGCCCGGATCTGGCACGCGCACGTCGCCGACGGGGTGCCGCTGGCGGAGTACGGCGCGCTGTTCGACACCCTCTCGGTCTGCCTGTCCAAGGGCCTCGGCGCGCCGATCGGCTCGCTGGTCGTGGGCAGCGCGGAGAAGATCACCCGGGCCCGGTTCCTGCGCAAGCGGATGGGCGGCGGCATGCGGCAGGTCGGCATCCTCGCCGCCGCGGGCCGCTACGCGTTGGCGCACCACGTCGAGCGGCTCGCCGACGACCACGCCAAGGCCGCCCGGCTGGCCGAGGCGGTCGCGCCGCACGGCGTGCTCGCGACCGCGGTGCGCACCAACATCGTGCCGCTCGACCTGACCAAGCATCCGCTCGACGCGCCCGCCCTGGCGGCGGCCGCGCGGGCGGAGGGCCTGCTGATCTCGGTGCTCGGCCCGCGTACGGCCCGGCTGGTCACCCACCTGGACGTCACCGACGCGCAGGTGGACCGCGCCGCCGAGACCCTCGCCACCATCCTCCGCGCCTGA
- a CDS encoding glutathione peroxidase, with protein MTVFDVQIDALSGGSADLDRYRGRALLVVNVASRCGLTPQYAGLQALADGYADRGLTVLGVPCNQFAGQEPGSAAEIEEFCQVNYGVTFPLTEKVDVNGPDRHPLYAALVSTPDAEGHSGDVRWNFEKFLVAPDGSVAARFGPQVTPEDPELRAAIEKVLPA; from the coding sequence ATGACCGTTTTCGACGTGCAGATCGACGCCCTCAGCGGCGGCTCGGCCGACCTCGACCGCTACCGCGGTCGCGCCCTGCTGGTGGTCAACGTGGCCTCCCGCTGCGGCCTCACCCCGCAGTACGCGGGCCTCCAGGCGCTCGCCGACGGGTACGCCGACCGGGGGCTGACCGTGCTCGGGGTGCCCTGCAACCAGTTCGCCGGCCAGGAGCCGGGCAGCGCCGCGGAGATCGAGGAGTTCTGCCAGGTGAACTACGGCGTGACGTTCCCGCTGACGGAGAAGGTCGACGTCAACGGGCCGGATCGGCACCCGCTCTACGCCGCGCTGGTGTCCACCCCGGACGCCGAGGGGCACAGCGGCGACGTGCGCTGGAACTTCGAGAAGTTCCTCGTCGCGCCGGACGGCTCGGTGGCCGCCCGGTTCGGCCCGCAGGTCACGCCCGAGGACCCCGAGCTGCGCGCGGCGATCGAGAAGGTCCTGCCGGCCTGA
- a CDS encoding SGNH/GDSL hydrolase family protein — translation MRRSRLATLALSLATSIGVALTLAAAPAQAAPSDRYVALGDSYASGVGADSYTSESGNCLRSTNAYPALYNANIRPASYRSVACSGATTADVINGQLSALSSTTTLVSVTIGGNDVGFASIMSTCVLQGETQCVAAVESAMNIARTQMPGRLANVYNGIRNRAPSARVVVVGYPVFYQLGTACVGLSATSRAKINEGINLLDDITRTAATSAGFTFADVRSIFVGHQLCSYGTKWLHALNVLNLTVSYHPTAAGQSGGYYPVFRSAAG, via the coding sequence GTGCGGAGATCCCGTCTTGCCACCCTCGCCCTGTCCCTCGCCACGTCGATCGGGGTCGCGCTGACCCTGGCCGCCGCGCCCGCCCAGGCCGCCCCGTCCGACCGGTACGTCGCGCTCGGCGACTCGTACGCCTCCGGCGTCGGCGCCGACAGCTACACCTCCGAGAGTGGCAACTGCCTGCGCAGCACGAACGCCTACCCGGCGCTCTACAACGCCAACATCCGGCCCGCCTCGTACCGCTCGGTCGCCTGCTCCGGCGCGACCACCGCGGACGTCATCAACGGCCAGCTCTCCGCGCTCTCCTCCACCACCACGCTGGTCAGCGTCACGATCGGCGGCAACGACGTCGGCTTCGCCTCGATCATGAGCACCTGTGTGCTCCAGGGTGAGACCCAGTGCGTGGCAGCCGTGGAGTCGGCCATGAACATCGCCCGCACGCAGATGCCCGGGCGACTCGCCAACGTCTACAACGGCATCCGGAACCGGGCGCCCTCGGCCCGGGTGGTGGTGGTCGGCTACCCGGTCTTCTACCAGCTCGGCACGGCCTGCGTCGGGCTCAGCGCCACCTCCCGCGCGAAGATCAACGAGGGCATCAACCTGCTGGACGACATCACCCGGACGGCCGCCACCTCGGCCGGCTTCACGTTCGCCGACGTCCGGTCCATCTTCGTCGGGCACCAGCTGTGCAGCTACGGCACGAAGTGGCTGCACGCGTTGAACGTGCTGAACCTGACCGTCTCGTACCACCCGACGGCCGCGGGCCAGTCCGGCGGCTACTACCCGGTGTTCCGGTCCGCCGCCGGCTGA
- a CDS encoding class II 3-deoxy-7-phosphoheptulonate synthase has product MRHEWHQLSHPAVGSPGLQTSRPTADSAEDAALGLDRWRELPRAQTPPWADQDQVAEVCTVLDTVPSVVAPYEVDQLRQRLALVCEGKAFLLQGGDCAETFADNTESHLLANARTLLQMAIVLTYGASLPVVKVARVAGQYTKPRSLPTDARGLPAYRGDMINSLEATPEARVADPQRMIRAYANSAAAMNMLRAYLAGGLADLHAVHDWNKDFVRQSPAGERYEAIAREIDRALAFIRACGMTDDEALRTVTLYCSHEALALEYDRALTRISNRKAYGLSGHFLWIGERTRQIDGAHIDFISRIANPIGVKLGPTTTPDEAIELCEKLNPDNIPGRLTLISRMGNHRVRDALPPIVAKVTAAGAKVVWQCDPMHGNTHESSNGYKTRHFDRIVDEVLGYFEVHRGLDTHPGGLHVELTGEDVTECLGGAQGIEDLDLPDRYETACDPRLNTQQSLELAFLVAEMLRG; this is encoded by the coding sequence ATGCGCCATGAGTGGCATCAGCTGAGTCACCCCGCCGTGGGCAGCCCCGGTCTGCAGACCAGCCGCCCGACCGCCGACTCCGCCGAGGACGCTGCCCTCGGCCTGGACCGATGGCGGGAGCTGCCACGCGCGCAGACCCCGCCCTGGGCCGACCAGGACCAGGTCGCCGAGGTCTGCACGGTGCTGGACACGGTGCCGTCGGTGGTCGCGCCCTACGAGGTCGACCAGCTGCGGCAGCGGCTGGCCCTGGTCTGCGAGGGCAAGGCGTTCCTGCTCCAGGGCGGCGACTGCGCGGAGACCTTCGCCGACAACACCGAGAGCCACCTGCTGGCCAACGCCCGCACCCTGCTGCAGATGGCGATCGTGCTCACCTACGGCGCGTCGCTGCCGGTGGTCAAGGTGGCCCGGGTCGCCGGGCAGTACACCAAGCCCCGGTCGCTGCCCACCGACGCGCGCGGGCTGCCGGCCTACCGCGGCGACATGATCAACTCGCTGGAGGCCACGCCGGAGGCGCGGGTCGCCGACCCGCAGCGCATGATCCGGGCGTACGCGAACTCGGCCGCCGCGATGAACATGCTCCGGGCGTACCTGGCCGGCGGGCTCGCCGACCTGCACGCGGTGCACGACTGGAACAAGGACTTCGTGCGGCAGTCGCCGGCCGGGGAGCGCTACGAGGCCATCGCCCGGGAGATCGACCGGGCGCTCGCCTTCATCCGCGCCTGTGGGATGACCGACGACGAGGCGCTGCGCACGGTCACGCTCTACTGCTCGCACGAGGCCCTGGCCCTGGAGTACGACCGGGCGCTGACCCGGATCTCCAACCGCAAGGCGTACGGCCTGTCCGGGCACTTCCTCTGGATCGGCGAGCGGACCCGCCAGATCGACGGCGCGCACATCGACTTCATCTCCCGGATCGCCAACCCGATCGGGGTCAAGCTCGGCCCGACCACGACGCCGGACGAGGCGATCGAGCTCTGCGAGAAGCTCAACCCGGACAACATCCCCGGCCGGCTCACGCTGATCAGCCGGATGGGCAACCACCGGGTGCGCGACGCGCTGCCCCCGATCGTCGCCAAGGTGACCGCCGCCGGGGCCAAGGTCGTCTGGCAGTGCGACCCGATGCACGGCAACACCCACGAGTCCTCCAACGGCTACAAGACCCGGCACTTCGACCGGATCGTCGACGAGGTGCTCGGCTACTTCGAGGTGCACCGCGGCCTGGACACCCACCCGGGCGGCCTGCACGTCGAGCTGACCGGCGAGGACGTCACCGAGTGCCTCGGCGGCGCCCAGGGCATCGAGGACCTCGACCTGCCCGACCGGTACGAGACCGCCTGCGACCCGCGACTGAACACCCAGCAGTCGCTGGAGCTGGCCTTCCTGGTTGCGGAGATGCTCCGTGGCTGA
- a CDS encoding glycosyl hydrolase family 18 protein, whose product MKRSLRRALWAGAVVALAVAAVPMTTASAAGSVTATFTKVQDWGTGHETRVTVTNGTGASVNGWRIEFDLPSGTAISSSWDADVTRSGNHYVAVNKSWAGTLAPGASFSWGYNGSGAYQGPLNCTVNGGSCAGGGTPPTTTPPTTTPPTTTPPTTTPPTTTPPTTTPPTGGKKVVGYFAEWGVYGRNYHVKNIHTSGSAAKLTHILYAFGNTTGGRCSIGDSYADYDKAYTAADSVDGVADTWDQPLRGSFNQLRKLKKMYPHLKVIYSIGGWTWSGGFTQAAQNPAAFAESCYNMVEDPRWADVFDGIDIDWEYPNACGLSCDSSGPNAFKNVIAALRSKFGSSALVTAAITADGSNGGKIDATDYAGAAANLNWLMPMTYDYFGAFNAQGPTAPHSPLYSYSGIPQQGFWSDAAIQKLKSKGVPANKLLLGVGFYGRGWTGVTQTAPGGSATGAAPGTYEAGIEDYKVLKNTCPATATVGGTAYAKCGSNWWSYDTPATIGGKMSYANTQGLGGAFFWELSGDTSNGELISAIKGGLG is encoded by the coding sequence ATGAAGAGATCGCTCCGCCGGGCCCTGTGGGCCGGCGCCGTGGTCGCGCTCGCGGTCGCCGCGGTGCCCATGACCACCGCGTCGGCCGCCGGCAGCGTCACCGCAACGTTCACCAAGGTGCAGGACTGGGGGACCGGTCACGAGACGCGGGTGACCGTCACCAACGGCACCGGCGCCAGCGTGAACGGCTGGCGCATCGAGTTCGACCTGCCCTCCGGGACCGCGATCAGCAGCTCCTGGGACGCCGACGTGACCCGCAGCGGCAACCACTACGTCGCGGTCAACAAGAGCTGGGCCGGGACGCTGGCCCCGGGCGCCAGCTTCAGCTGGGGCTACAACGGCAGCGGCGCCTACCAGGGGCCGCTGAACTGCACCGTCAACGGTGGATCCTGCGCCGGTGGCGGCACCCCGCCGACCACGACCCCGCCGACGACGACGCCGCCCACCACCACGCCGCCGACGACCACGCCGCCGACCACCACGCCGCCCACCACCACGCCGCCCACCGGCGGCAAGAAGGTGGTCGGCTACTTCGCCGAGTGGGGCGTCTACGGCCGCAACTACCACGTCAAGAACATCCACACCAGCGGCTCGGCCGCGAAGCTGACCCACATCCTGTACGCCTTCGGCAACACCACCGGCGGGCGGTGCAGCATCGGTGACAGCTACGCCGACTACGACAAGGCGTACACCGCGGCGGACAGCGTCGACGGCGTCGCCGACACCTGGGACCAGCCGCTGCGCGGCAGCTTCAACCAGCTGCGCAAGCTGAAGAAGATGTACCCGCACCTCAAGGTCATCTACTCGATCGGCGGCTGGACCTGGTCGGGCGGCTTCACCCAGGCCGCGCAGAACCCGGCCGCGTTCGCCGAGAGCTGCTACAACATGGTCGAGGACCCGCGCTGGGCGGACGTCTTCGACGGCATCGACATCGACTGGGAGTACCCGAACGCCTGCGGTCTCAGCTGTGACAGCAGCGGCCCGAACGCGTTCAAGAACGTGATCGCCGCGCTGCGGAGCAAGTTCGGCTCCTCGGCCCTGGTCACCGCGGCGATCACCGCCGACGGCAGCAACGGGGGCAAGATCGACGCCACCGACTACGCCGGCGCCGCGGCGAACCTCAACTGGCTGATGCCGATGACGTACGACTACTTCGGCGCGTTCAACGCCCAGGGGCCGACCGCCCCGCACTCCCCGCTCTACTCGTACAGCGGGATCCCGCAGCAGGGCTTCTGGTCGGACGCGGCGATCCAGAAGCTCAAGTCCAAGGGCGTGCCGGCCAACAAGCTGCTGCTCGGCGTCGGCTTCTACGGCCGGGGCTGGACCGGCGTGACCCAGACCGCACCCGGCGGCAGCGCCACCGGCGCGGCGCCCGGCACCTACGAGGCCGGCATCGAGGACTACAAGGTCCTCAAGAACACCTGCCCGGCCACGGCCACGGTCGGTGGCACGGCGTACGCCAAGTGCGGCAGCAACTGGTGGAGCTACGACACCCCGGCGACCATCGGCGGGAAGATGAGCTACGCCAACACCCAGGGCCTCGGTGGCGCGTTCTTCTGGGAACTCTCCGGAGACACGAGCAACGGTGAGTTGATCAGCGCCATCAAGGGCGGTCTCGGCTGA
- a CDS encoding Rv2175c family DNA-binding protein, which yields MTDSVPTETGADLPGPTDPAGWLTLPDVAERLDLSISKVHQMIRDRELLAIRRDGVRRIPADLVANRTVLKHLPGVLNLLADAGYDDEEALRWLYREDPSLPGTPAVALGGDLAREVKRRAQAVAF from the coding sequence GTGACCGATTCCGTACCCACCGAGACGGGCGCCGACCTGCCCGGACCCACCGACCCCGCCGGCTGGCTGACGCTGCCGGACGTGGCCGAGCGCCTCGACCTGTCGATCAGCAAGGTGCACCAGATGATCCGGGACCGCGAGCTGCTCGCGATCCGCCGTGACGGTGTCCGCCGGATCCCCGCCGACCTGGTGGCCAACCGCACCGTGCTCAAGCACCTGCCCGGCGTGCTCAACCTGCTCGCCGACGCCGGCTACGACGACGAGGAGGCGTTGCGCTGGCTCTACCGGGAGGACCCGTCCCTGCCCGGCACGCCGGCCGTCGCGCTCGGCGGCGACCTGGCCCGCGAGGTCAAGCGCCGCGCCCAGGCCGTCGCCTTCTGA